Proteins encoded in a region of the Scyliorhinus torazame isolate Kashiwa2021f chromosome 1, sScyTor2.1, whole genome shotgun sequence genome:
- the pheta1 gene encoding sesquipedalian-1: MKLNERSVAYYATCDSPSDKTGYLHKKGERNTAYHRRWFVLKGNLFFYFEEKDSRDPIGVIILEGCTVELCESSEDYAFAIKFDSVKSRTYKMAAEGQGEMESWVKALSRASFDYMRIVVKELEKQLEEMQQNRPSSRKNQRKPLVRKQAIGPHNTSLISHNVSVPCRTPVKENGYVSWNTTPNQIIDAELNGKAHAVHDNTDTTKYFSEQALERRLHTQRLPPPLPPRRRSGTGGVTSATGGLMLTQDNNITAGTVSFTRLHEWFGREIIQLRRQWQENKFGKDDELQLDQMVFN; the protein is encoded by the coding sequence ATGAAGTTAAATGAACGAAGTGTGGCATACTATGCCACCTGTGATTCTCCTTCTGACAAGACTGGATACTTGCATAAGAAGGGAGAACGGAACACTGCTTACCACAGGCGCTGGTTTGTTTTGAAGGGTAATCTGTTTTTTTACTTTGAAGAAAAGGACAGTCGAGACCCAATTGGAGTGATTATACTTGAAGGATGTACTGTGGAGTTGTGTGAATCTTCCGAGGATTATGCCTTTGCAATCAAGTTTGACAGTGTTAAATCGCGGACATATAAAATGGCTGCTGAAGGCCAGGGAGAAATGGAGTCCTGGGTTAAAGCTTTATCTCGTGCAAGCTTTGACTATATGAGAATTGTTGTGAAGGAACTTGAAAAGCAATTGGAAGAGATGCAGCAAAACAGACCCAGCAGTCGCAAAAACCAGAGAAAACCACTCGTGCGAAAGCAAGCAATCGGTCCTCATAATACATCACTAATCTCACATAATGTCTCTGTACCTTGCAGGACTCCTGTTAAGGAGAATGGCTATGTCTCCTGGAATACTACACCAAATCAAATTATTGATGCTGAATTGAATGGCAAAGCACATGCTGTTCATGATAATACTGATACCACAAAATATTTCTCAGAACAAGCACTTGAAAGACGCCTACATACTCAACGCTTACCGCCACCTCTTCCCCCTAGGAGGAGATCAGGAACAGGAGGGGTAACATCTGCGACTGGTGGTCTGATGCTCACCCAGGATAACAATATAACAGCAGGGACAGTCAGTTTTACCAGGTTACATGAATGGTTTGGTAGGGAAATAATACAGCTGCGAAGACAATGGCAAGAAAACAAGTTTGGAAAGGATGATGAATTACAACTGGATCAAATGGTTTTTAATTAA